The following proteins come from a genomic window of Verrucomicrobiota bacterium:
- a CDS encoding TonB-dependent receptor — protein sequence MMRLLKLNCVISLFISTVFCQSEESANLYTDPNTGEKIFVLKEILVQADAIIAVEDTKFRAKKNTSGIGLEVDRMNSPVTVNTLTSELLETQQTVDIREAFDNIAGVTQSGSGSKELPIIRGFDARRSIFKNNSRVGGAAPLGELLAPTTEVSNIERVEVLKGPSAILYGNMEPGGIINYITESPEQFFGAEAKAFYGSEDFLKGLLDITGPIGESDFSYRVNASWTEQDTYRGSLRDQDRLFLAPALSWQPSEDTLMLFRGEFTQDNVPTDAGLFYDRGNAVPNTNQSTVYGVPNINIEETEIVRGDLDFEHRFSDFFKIDYHGSFNQMRKRINQSALVPIQEVLDSAAILATLFGGTPRVSNFDSSAMLIDDTVIQEGNYTGFTVFAVAELLELGFLGDPPLTYGTAQEGSVLVLHQNNKVYTNEYGAQANHIFEFETGEAFDQAISHQMLVRFDMEFLPYEFYSSDSGLIFGLQDAIDPVYPETLDFLPLQLTTDEETFSYGISAQHLISFGEYLHILLGGRFSHFDRDYKDQDIILENGDVDTGLGFTDTSDSIDPRFGVVLRPIEEMSVYGAFSTAFNTENRITRVGAPVKPTTSEQIEVGMKFDLLKSRLGIEFSLFQVIKQDLVVVDPTNDRFAEPAENFYLNIGEETTRGLELEITGELFSGFDLQLSYAYLDARLSNDETRGYTGNRKKGVPYHSGSISAVYEVQEGALKGFGMGTSCFLRDTVQNDDANTFTLYGWVRNDALIYYRQEHWKAQINFKNIFDVEYLLPAGTESTPNTVFPAPPFTIIGSLGVNF from the coding sequence ATGATGCGACTTCTTAAGCTTAACTGCGTAATAAGTCTATTTATTTCCACTGTTTTTTGCCAATCTGAGGAAAGCGCTAACTTGTATACTGATCCCAACACAGGTGAGAAAATTTTTGTATTAAAGGAAATTCTTGTGCAAGCAGATGCAATTATTGCTGTAGAGGATACAAAATTCCGAGCCAAGAAGAATACTTCAGGAATAGGTCTTGAGGTAGATCGCATGAATTCGCCAGTTACTGTTAACACCTTAACCTCAGAACTTCTTGAAACGCAGCAAACGGTGGATATTCGGGAAGCTTTTGATAATATTGCTGGGGTCACTCAGTCAGGGAGTGGTAGTAAGGAGTTACCTATTATTCGAGGGTTTGATGCGAGGCGTTCTATTTTTAAAAATAACTCACGCGTAGGTGGTGCAGCGCCTCTTGGAGAGCTATTAGCTCCCACGACGGAGGTTAGTAATATCGAAAGAGTTGAAGTTCTAAAAGGTCCTTCAGCTATTCTATATGGTAACATGGAACCTGGTGGAATTATTAACTATATAACGGAATCCCCGGAGCAGTTTTTTGGTGCTGAGGCCAAGGCATTTTACGGATCAGAAGATTTTCTCAAAGGCTTGCTGGACATTACTGGCCCAATTGGAGAAAGTGATTTCTCTTACCGGGTTAATGCCTCTTGGACAGAACAAGATACCTATCGAGGATCTCTTAGAGATCAGGATAGGCTTTTCCTAGCTCCTGCTTTAAGCTGGCAGCCCTCAGAGGACACCCTTATGCTTTTTAGAGGTGAATTTACTCAAGATAATGTTCCTACGGATGCGGGTTTATTCTATGACCGTGGCAATGCAGTGCCCAATACAAATCAATCAACGGTTTATGGGGTGCCTAACATCAATATAGAGGAGACCGAGATCGTAAGAGGTGATCTTGACTTTGAACACCGTTTCTCGGATTTTTTTAAAATTGACTATCACGGTAGCTTTAATCAGATGAGAAAAAGAATTAATCAATCAGCATTAGTTCCTATCCAAGAGGTTTTAGATTCTGCAGCAATTCTTGCTACATTATTTGGTGGCACACCGAGAGTCTCAAACTTCGATTCCAGTGCTATGCTCATTGATGATACTGTTATACAAGAGGGCAACTATACAGGCTTCACTGTCTTCGCAGTGGCTGAATTACTTGAGTTAGGATTCCTAGGAGATCCTCCACTTACCTATGGCACGGCCCAAGAAGGTAGTGTTCTAGTGCTTCATCAGAATAACAAAGTTTATACAAATGAATATGGGGCTCAGGCTAATCATATCTTTGAGTTTGAAACGGGTGAAGCTTTTGATCAGGCAATATCCCACCAAATGTTAGTCCGTTTCGATATGGAGTTTTTACCTTACGAGTTCTACTCTAGCGACTCTGGGTTAATATTCGGTCTTCAGGATGCAATCGATCCTGTTTATCCTGAGACTCTTGATTTTCTACCACTTCAGCTTACCACAGATGAGGAGACTTTTTCTTATGGTATCTCTGCTCAACATTTGATTTCTTTTGGTGAATATTTACATATTTTATTAGGTGGGCGTTTTAGTCATTTTGATCGAGATTATAAGGATCAAGATATTATCTTAGAAAATGGTGATGTAGACACTGGTCTTGGGTTTACAGACACATCAGATTCCATTGACCCACGCTTCGGTGTGGTGTTGAGGCCTATCGAGGAAATGTCTGTCTATGGTGCTTTTTCAACTGCGTTTAATACAGAGAATAGAATAACTAGAGTTGGAGCACCTGTAAAACCTACCACTTCAGAGCAAATCGAGGTAGGAATGAAGTTCGATCTCCTAAAAAGTAGGCTAGGTATCGAGTTCTCATTATTCCAAGTGATCAAACAAGACTTAGTCGTTGTCGATCCCACGAATGATCGTTTTGCTGAGCCTGCCGAAAATTTTTATCTCAACATTGGGGAAGAAACAACCCGAGGCTTAGAATTAGAAATCACAGGAGAACTTTTTAGTGGCTTCGATCTTCAGCTCAGTTACGCCTATCTCGACGCAAGGCTTAGTAATGATGAAACGCGTGGCTATACAGGGAATCGCAAAAAAGGCGTCCCTTACCACAGTGGAAGTATTTCAGCCGTTTATGAGGTGCAGGAGGGTGCTTTGAAAGGGTTTGGTATGGGCACGAGCTGTTTTTTACGTGATACGGTGCAAAATGATGACGCCAATACCTTTACGCTATATGGCTGGGTGCGTAACGATGCATTGATCTACTACCGGCAAGAGCACTGGAAAGCCCAAATTAATTTTAAAAACATCTTTGATGTAGAATACTTACTTCCCGCTGGAACGGAATCGACTCCTAATACCGTTTTTCCTGCTCCTCCTTTTACAATTATTGGCTCTTTAGGAGTTAATTTTTGA
- a CDS encoding PEP-CTERM sorting domain-containing protein, whose protein sequence is MNRYLIIAMAAMVSLATAPNTSKADEFLLTFNATLNSYSGPAGADPFNPTSLLGSQIAANPDLGILEGQFIVKDFDANFTGTITTATSGAELFIHSPVLERVEAYTTRVSSSSPLGTPVNTKYLLPRTATTTTTDENGLTSTGFFGTATATFVNGEVTSFSYSQGPDTLASFDFRFDPFSIEGLDITTGDETGFELVGTFDLDTPGDADAVPYGFFNTLTPAPSSTVLQTTRGDLAIELAAGAILDGRESSGGQPLDFDPLDGTGTLYYYDTTSLDASLEVVPEPSTYALLGFGGAALFALRRFRRRK, encoded by the coding sequence ATGAATAGATACCTAATAATTGCAATGGCCGCTATGGTCTCGTTGGCGACTGCGCCAAACACATCAAAAGCTGATGAATTCTTGTTAACCTTCAACGCTACTCTTAATAGCTATTCTGGACCCGCAGGAGCTGATCCATTTAACCCCACAAGCCTATTAGGGTCGCAAATTGCTGCCAATCCGGATTTAGGGATTCTTGAGGGCCAATTTATTGTAAAAGACTTTGATGCCAACTTCACAGGCACAATTACGACTGCTACATCAGGTGCCGAGCTCTTTATTCATTCGCCTGTTCTTGAGCGTGTTGAGGCTTACACAACACGAGTAAGTAGTTCATCTCCTCTCGGAACACCAGTAAATACAAAGTATCTACTACCAAGAACCGCAACAACTACCACCACTGATGAAAATGGCCTTACCTCAACAGGATTCTTCGGAACTGCAACAGCGACCTTTGTAAACGGTGAAGTTACATCATTTAGTTACAGCCAGGGTCCCGATACTTTAGCATCGTTTGACTTCCGCTTCGACCCCTTTAGTATCGAAGGTTTAGACATCACCACAGGTGATGAGACTGGCTTTGAATTAGTTGGAACTTTTGATCTAGATACGCCTGGCGATGCTGATGCTGTGCCTTACGGTTTCTTCAACACTCTGACACCTGCACCAAGTAGCACCGTTTTGCAAACAACACGTGGTGATCTAGCAATTGAGTTGGCAGCTGGTGCAATATTAGATGGAAGAGAGAGCAGCGGAGGTCAGCCTCTTGATTTTGATCCATTAGATGGAACAGGCACACTTTACTATTACGACACGACATCACTTGACGCTAGTCTTGAAGTCGTTCCTGAGCCTAGCACCTATGCTTTACTAGGTTTTGGAGGTGCAGCTTTATTTGCTCTTAGGCGGTTTCGTCGTCGCAAGTAA
- a CDS encoding nitroreductase family protein produces MSNDVQTMQRIIRERVTEKVMCSLEHYEAIPSHIDEKNRKSVHYSLEIAGWAPFHYPRDINDVSEPWRAYILWKEEAYQAAKYLVEKLGIKTKEPKLATACSALILITWLPEEPSSSFNPDQEVQIKMRNEEHLAASSAMVQNLLLMLTAYGMGTYWSSGGKLRSPEIFEYLKIPQNESLLAAIFVEYAEMKQIKYNHYERKPGAHRNNRSLKWIHEISIL; encoded by the coding sequence ATGTCAAATGATGTGCAAACTATGCAAAGGATAATCCGAGAACGAGTCACAGAAAAAGTCATGTGCTCTCTCGAGCATTATGAAGCTATTCCATCCCATATTGATGAAAAAAACCGTAAATCTGTACACTACTCCTTAGAAATAGCCGGTTGGGCTCCATTTCACTATCCAAGAGATATCAATGATGTTTCTGAGCCTTGGAGAGCCTACATTTTGTGGAAAGAAGAAGCTTACCAAGCCGCTAAATATCTAGTGGAGAAATTAGGTATTAAAACTAAGGAACCTAAACTTGCCACCGCTTGTAGTGCCTTGATCCTTATAACCTGGCTTCCTGAGGAACCTTCTTCTTCTTTCAACCCCGATCAAGAAGTACAAATTAAGATGCGAAATGAAGAACATTTGGCTGCGTCTTCTGCAATGGTGCAAAATCTCTTACTGATGTTGACTGCATATGGGATGGGGACGTATTGGTCAAGTGGAGGTAAATTGAGAAGCCCTGAGATCTTTGAATATTTAAAGATACCTCAAAATGAAAGCTTATTAGCTGCCATTTTTGTGGAGTACGCAGAGATGAAACAAATAAAATATAATCATTACGAAAGGAAGCCTGGGGCCCATCGAAATAATCGATCTCTGAAATGGATTCATGAAATAAGCATTCTTTGA
- a CDS encoding thermonuclease family protein: MKCIFLLFFLQLSVSNLFALRGKVVSVIEGDVIHFKADSNHEYKIRLYGIDAPEMKQQHGKEAKKVLADKILKKSVRIEVNGMDRYGRTTGIVVLDKISINRWLVENGWAWQYRQYDQSDVLRDAQKSAHRKRLGLWQGTNPIPPWEFRKNVK; encoded by the coding sequence GTGAAGTGCATATTTCTTCTATTTTTTCTTCAACTGTCTGTTTCTAATCTTTTTGCCTTACGAGGCAAAGTGGTAAGTGTTATCGAGGGAGATGTGATTCATTTTAAGGCAGATTCAAATCACGAATATAAGATAAGGCTCTATGGTATTGATGCTCCTGAGATGAAGCAGCAGCATGGGAAAGAGGCTAAGAAGGTGTTGGCTGATAAGATATTAAAGAAGAGCGTGAGGATTGAGGTAAATGGTATGGATCGCTATGGCCGCACGACTGGCATTGTTGTCCTAGACAAAATAAGTATCAACCGCTGGCTTGTTGAAAATGGATGGGCATGGCAATACAGACAATATGACCAATCAGATGTTCTCCGCGATGCACAGAAATCAGCTCATAGGAAAAGGCTGGGTTTATGGCAGGGAACAAATCCTATCCCACCTTGGGAATTTAGGAAGAATGTTAAATAA
- a CDS encoding DUF4412 domain-containing protein has protein sequence MIQKVRMHAALVLALFSFSELPCCAVGPPIDLSNGYTAETTTTTQGMEVKSKIYFASNKMRTESNIMGQSIITIVRQDKKVIWNLMEQMKTYMEMPLTEMTSQPLAYQPASDAKWENLGEESIDNQAAVKWSVTFDVDGKKQLAYYWLRQEDDVLIRSEVQGVVTTWKNVKLGQPDAKLFELPTGYTKISVPGM, from the coding sequence ATGATACAAAAAGTAAGAATGCATGCTGCATTAGTGCTAGCACTCTTTAGCTTCTCTGAGTTACCTTGTTGTGCTGTAGGGCCTCCCATCGATCTATCAAACGGCTATACTGCTGAAACAACGACTACGACACAGGGTATGGAGGTAAAAAGCAAAATTTATTTTGCCTCTAATAAAATGCGTACAGAATCAAATATTATGGGGCAGTCTATCATTACCATCGTTCGTCAAGATAAGAAAGTGATTTGGAATTTGATGGAGCAGATGAAAACTTATATGGAAATGCCTCTTACTGAGATGACTAGCCAACCACTAGCTTATCAACCCGCCTCAGATGCTAAGTGGGAAAACTTAGGAGAAGAGAGCATTGATAACCAAGCTGCTGTTAAATGGTCAGTGACATTTGATGTAGATGGTAAAAAGCAACTGGCTTATTATTGGTTGCGTCAAGAGGATGATGTTCTTATTCGCTCTGAAGTCCAAGGTGTGGTGACAACATGGAAAAATGTAAAATTAGGACAGCCCGATGCGAAGCTTTTCGAGTTACCAACAGGTTACACAAAAATCTCAGTACCAGGTATGTAG
- a CDS encoding DUF695 domain-containing protein, with translation MRKKSDIEKAYPSKEALEIPSEWSLMIVEDEEGPMVLRMNHGYKDLIGHPEYNFQVGVAVPLNNPTEAGFHEEEEGLEVAVIEEQLVELLQNDKLALFVFSQCSGGGKEWVFYTGNPDEVEKRIEAVRNSVTTHTLQNFSQEDPDWEIYQEFGGGSDQDL, from the coding sequence GTGAGAAAGAAAAGTGATATAGAGAAAGCTTATCCAAGCAAAGAAGCACTAGAGATTCCTAGCGAATGGTCTCTCATGATAGTCGAAGACGAAGAAGGGCCCATGGTTCTTAGAATGAACCACGGCTATAAAGACTTAATAGGTCATCCAGAATATAACTTTCAGGTTGGGGTAGCAGTGCCTCTCAACAATCCGACAGAGGCCGGATTTCATGAAGAAGAAGAAGGACTAGAGGTAGCAGTCATTGAAGAACAATTGGTGGAGCTTTTACAAAACGACAAGTTGGCACTTTTTGTTTTTTCCCAGTGCAGTGGGGGAGGTAAAGAATGGGTTTTCTATACAGGTAATCCTGATGAAGTGGAAAAACGTATAGAAGCTGTTCGCAACAGCGTCACCACTCATACCTTACAAAATTTCTCTCAAGAAGATCCTGACTGGGAAATTTATCAAGAGTTTGGTGGTGGATCTGATCAAGATTTGTGA
- a CDS encoding class I SAM-dependent RNA methyltransferase, whose amino-acid sequence MRRSKLVINCAPTITPILKKEVESLGYENIRIERSGVTLEGGWKEVIHLNIHLRTASRVLWQIKSFEAKTPDRLYQEAKKIPWHKLIPKNGYLSIQSFVKNDSIRDTRFANLKLKDAVVDQMLEQNGIRPNSGKECDQTVLFLFWHGSLVHIYFDTSGQTIAKHNYRKIPFKAPIAESLASACLYSAGWSDAKGSFVNPMCGSGTLAIEAALIAAGRPPGLLRDNYGFMHIQGYEEANWKNALSKIEAKDEIDSPIIATDIDGKAIESAQENAKMAGVEKMIEFDQVPYEKTSVPNGPGIVMLNPEYGERLGNEKELGEVYAGIGNFFKKFCQAKTGYVFTGNSKLAKKIGLKAKSRTTFNHAKIDCKLLAYDLYAGSR is encoded by the coding sequence ATGCGTCGCTCAAAGTTAGTTATTAACTGTGCCCCTACTATCACCCCAATACTCAAAAAAGAGGTAGAGTCTTTAGGTTACGAAAACATAAGGATCGAAAGAAGTGGCGTAACTTTAGAAGGTGGCTGGAAGGAGGTTATTCACCTCAATATTCATTTAAGGACAGCGTCTCGCGTGCTTTGGCAGATTAAGTCTTTCGAGGCAAAGACTCCTGATAGGTTATATCAAGAAGCAAAAAAAATACCTTGGCACAAATTGATTCCCAAGAATGGGTATCTTTCTATCCAGTCATTTGTAAAGAACGATTCTATACGAGATACCCGTTTCGCCAATTTAAAACTAAAAGATGCCGTTGTGGATCAAATGTTGGAGCAAAATGGGATCAGACCTAATTCTGGAAAAGAGTGTGATCAAACGGTACTGTTTCTCTTTTGGCATGGGAGCCTTGTGCATATTTACTTTGATACGTCAGGGCAAACAATAGCCAAACATAATTATCGAAAAATACCCTTCAAAGCACCGATAGCTGAGTCTTTGGCTTCAGCTTGTCTTTATTCCGCTGGTTGGAGCGATGCCAAGGGATCTTTTGTTAATCCTATGTGTGGCAGTGGCACGTTAGCCATAGAAGCGGCTTTAATAGCTGCTGGTCGTCCACCAGGTCTGCTACGTGATAATTATGGTTTTATGCACATTCAGGGGTATGAGGAAGCGAATTGGAAAAATGCTTTGTCAAAAATTGAAGCAAAGGATGAGATCGATTCACCGATTATCGCTACAGATATTGACGGAAAGGCTATAGAGTCGGCGCAAGAGAATGCCAAGATGGCAGGAGTGGAAAAGATGATTGAATTTGACCAGGTTCCCTATGAAAAAACGTCTGTACCCAATGGCCCCGGTATTGTGATGTTGAATCCTGAATACGGAGAGAGATTGGGTAATGAAAAAGAATTAGGAGAAGTTTATGCGGGAATTGGTAATTTTTTTAAAAAGTTCTGCCAAGCTAAAACAGGGTATGTTTTCACTGGGAATTCTAAGCTGGCAAAGAAAATTGGTCTGAAAGCAAAAAGCCGCACGACTTTTAACCATGCAAAAATTGATTGTAAACTTTTAGCTTATGATCTCTATGCGGGTTCTAGGTAA
- a CDS encoding polysaccharide deacetylase family protein: MLSTILEPKHWPAGEGKIILTFDDGPNPNISISNQLLDVLKSHQIPATFCYIGRNIKKHPAIVKRAIDENHSVAYHTYSHTPWPLLSKKRLLHETDKTQKLFKTITKAHNKSPKLFRPPWGIVTPAVKHLLKELSLDTAYLTFFISEAWSDPASGKQKMDQIKKRLLKNKGGAIVLHENCHSVSIDKSWLPDAVENLILWAKEHQLTFTSYDTKRI, translated from the coding sequence ATGCTTTCAACCATTTTAGAACCAAAGCATTGGCCAGCTGGAGAAGGCAAAATCATTTTGACTTTTGATGATGGTCCAAATCCAAATATAAGCATATCGAATCAACTGCTCGATGTGCTTAAAAGCCACCAGATACCTGCAACTTTCTGCTACATTGGAAGAAATATAAAAAAACATCCTGCGATTGTTAAAAGAGCTATCGATGAAAACCATTCCGTTGCTTATCACACCTATTCGCATACTCCCTGGCCCCTTCTGTCTAAAAAACGCCTCTTACACGAAACAGATAAAACACAGAAATTATTTAAAACAATAACGAAAGCTCATAACAAGTCTCCAAAACTTTTCCGCCCTCCATGGGGAATAGTCACTCCGGCAGTGAAACACTTATTAAAAGAGTTATCTTTAGACACTGCCTACCTAACTTTCTTTATCAGCGAAGCTTGGTCCGACCCGGCATCTGGCAAACAGAAAATGGATCAAATCAAAAAGAGACTTCTAAAAAACAAAGGCGGCGCCATAGTGTTGCATGAAAACTGTCACAGTGTCTCTATTGACAAATCTTGGCTACCAGATGCCGTAGAAAATTTAATCCTTTGGGCGAAGGAACATCAACTAACATTCACAAGCTATGACACCAAGCGGATTTAA
- a CDS encoding glycosyltransferase family 2 protein has protein sequence MSNLLLSVVMIVKDEEKNLPRCLDSVKEIAQEIVIIDTGSTDKTLEIAESYQAKTGFFAWNGDEAAARNESLKIATGSWVLVLDADQELSSGLQVELINKLRNINQDNSINAITFLEENKMPQGTSNTVRTTRVFRRFDDLRFEGEVHPQLNQRQGMVHLNGKMIHYGYMWDAKLRQEKGERMLKRLRPLVKGDKPDLSRLCQLMSYLLITGENKEFEQRFQLINQTYSTEERLLNNYWRQDFGNFLVYFSQQNKYEMGLRSAQEILKAYPHYISASFYLCQYYMKQENWIELKRFSKQVLKDLENTIEVGVYCQPELYQAFATSWLWLAHFFLEQNTSKQTDLNDWDPISLSVLLFAKERKGEQLSILPLDNSHQIEWLLSNSKIAKDKAELNEFSLDAKGLLAWLCSCKSTIINKETNKLLKLIKTGMHQYQDCSWLLILLQDICQSPEQWPLTTYKDLTYRV, from the coding sequence ATGTCAAATCTATTGCTTAGTGTTGTTATGATCGTTAAAGATGAGGAAAAGAATCTTCCTCGCTGCTTGGATAGCGTCAAAGAAATTGCGCAGGAGATCGTGATTATCGACACAGGCTCCACTGATAAAACACTAGAAATTGCTGAGAGTTATCAGGCTAAAACGGGTTTCTTTGCCTGGAATGGAGATGAGGCTGCCGCACGTAATGAGTCTCTCAAAATCGCCACCGGGAGCTGGGTTTTGGTTTTGGATGCTGACCAGGAACTTTCCTCCGGGCTACAAGTAGAGTTGATTAACAAACTTCGTAATATAAACCAAGACAACAGTATTAATGCCATAACATTTCTAGAAGAGAACAAGATGCCACAAGGCACATCTAACACTGTGCGAACGACACGAGTTTTCCGGCGTTTTGATGATTTACGATTTGAAGGAGAGGTTCACCCACAGCTAAACCAAAGACAAGGCATGGTCCATTTAAATGGAAAGATGATTCACTATGGATACATGTGGGACGCCAAATTGCGCCAAGAAAAAGGGGAACGAATGCTCAAGCGTCTACGACCTCTTGTCAAAGGAGATAAGCCTGATTTGTCTCGCCTTTGCCAGCTTATGTCTTATCTCCTTATCACTGGTGAAAACAAAGAGTTTGAACAACGTTTCCAGCTCATTAACCAAACTTACTCCACTGAAGAGCGCCTGTTAAATAATTACTGGAGACAAGATTTTGGAAATTTTTTAGTTTATTTTTCACAACAGAATAAATACGAGATGGGACTTCGTAGCGCACAAGAAATCCTTAAGGCTTACCCTCACTACATCTCAGCATCCTTTTACCTTTGCCAGTATTACATGAAACAAGAAAACTGGATCGAGCTCAAAAGATTTTCCAAGCAGGTGCTAAAGGATCTTGAAAATACCATTGAGGTTGGCGTTTATTGCCAGCCTGAGTTATACCAAGCATTCGCTACGTCATGGTTATGGCTCGCTCATTTTTTCCTGGAACAAAACACCTCAAAACAAACAGATCTCAATGACTGGGATCCAATATCTCTCTCTGTTCTTTTATTTGCAAAAGAAAGAAAAGGTGAGCAGCTTTCTATCCTACCCCTTGACAATAGCCACCAAATTGAATGGCTTTTATCTAACTCCAAGATTGCTAAAGACAAGGCAGAGCTTAACGAATTTAGCCTAGATGCTAAAGGCCTACTGGCTTGGCTCTGCTCTTGTAAAAGTACAATTATAAACAAAGAGACAAATAAACTTCTAAAGCTCATTAAAACTGGCATGCATCAATACCAAGATTGCTCTTGGCTACTCATTTTACTACAAGATATTTGCCAATCACCAGAGCAGTGGCCACTCACTACTTACAAGGATCTTACTTACAGGGTTTAG
- a CDS encoding TolC family protein, translating to MLGNKNKLKITSIYVLLSSFIFAVVVVGCSKSSSTQVAKLESPLAKKHALLAGSLIASTSSSTTTTTTSSDDDPFEPDGLDAVSSNTEPTLTTETTELNESPTGSPPDIPESDSVPPNSLPTYYGSSSSSEDEYKIPTLEALPEITLDLPSAISSSLTKNLDVEVKKLDISIAQDVLRQQIGGFNPELSFEGQYEKIRTPQNTEEFISSGGNAVILSSDPRIFTEENWSYELSLEGKLPTGTEYDLFTKQDILRNTLIESGPQQSALSLFSPEYSTFTGMTLTQPLLRNFGTDVNLAEIRVARKNKLISRLELEAAMLETVSETLKAYFDLMYHVRNLKLKELEQDLASELAKEKRELLEKGLVSPGDLNKAEATLAEVIEELVLARNEVFAKQTELQILTTNHPTPNRTSVFIPTTKLIIPHIDLDYNNLVAEAFSSSPAYKIAKRKVEREDIRLVFAENQVWPQLDLKGTYGINGLSPSIGGSYTRSFGGQGSEWSVGAVFSIPLGNDEAIGRKHEAQHRKRQSILELKNLELQTSLAFQQLIAIIESNRERLEAMQLFHANAQRSYEEEEIRLEKGLTTENTLFKFRRDLHKAKVRELAATVDLNKAYIRLFETAGTLLERYNIFISSS from the coding sequence ATGCTTGGAAATAAAAATAAACTAAAGATAACGAGCATATATGTTTTGCTCTCTAGCTTCATTTTTGCTGTTGTTGTTGTCGGTTGCTCTAAATCCTCTTCTACTCAGGTTGCTAAACTCGAGTCTCCACTAGCCAAGAAACATGCGCTTCTTGCAGGAAGCTTGATTGCTAGCACCAGTAGTTCAACAACAACGACCACTACTAGCTCGGACGACGACCCTTTTGAGCCGGATGGCCTGGATGCTGTCAGTTCTAATACAGAGCCAACTCTAACCACAGAAACAACCGAACTGAACGAATCCCCTACAGGCTCACCACCTGATATCCCAGAGTCAGATTCCGTGCCTCCGAATTCTTTGCCGACATACTACGGCTCATCTAGTTCCTCGGAAGATGAATACAAAATCCCAACTTTAGAAGCTCTGCCAGAAATTACACTGGACTTGCCATCTGCTATTTCTTCATCTCTAACAAAAAACTTAGATGTTGAAGTGAAGAAACTGGATATCTCCATCGCCCAAGATGTTCTTCGACAACAGATTGGGGGATTTAACCCCGAGCTCTCCTTTGAAGGACAGTATGAAAAGATACGTACTCCTCAAAATACCGAGGAATTTATTAGTAGTGGTGGTAATGCAGTTATTCTAAGTAGCGATCCTCGTATTTTCACTGAAGAAAACTGGAGCTATGAACTATCGTTAGAGGGCAAACTCCCTACGGGCACTGAATATGATCTCTTTACTAAACAAGACATTCTAAGAAATACCTTGATTGAGTCAGGTCCCCAGCAAAGCGCTCTTTCTTTATTTAGCCCAGAATATAGCACCTTTACCGGGATGACACTTACCCAGCCGCTACTCCGTAATTTTGGAACAGATGTAAACCTCGCAGAAATCCGTGTTGCTAGAAAAAACAAATTGATCTCTAGGCTCGAGCTAGAAGCAGCTATGCTCGAAACAGTTAGCGAAACCTTAAAAGCCTACTTTGATCTCATGTATCACGTGAGAAATTTAAAGCTCAAGGAGCTTGAGCAAGATCTAGCCTCTGAGTTAGCCAAAGAAAAAAGGGAACTACTCGAAAAAGGGCTTGTTTCCCCCGGCGACCTCAATAAAGCAGAAGCAACTCTTGCCGAAGTCATTGAAGAACTAGTCCTAGCTCGTAATGAAGTCTTTGCCAAACAGACCGAACTTCAAATTCTCACGACTAACCACCCCACACCTAATAGAACTTCAGTCTTTATTCCAACAACTAAGCTTATCATCCCCCATATTGATCTAGATTATAACAATCTGGTTGCCGAGGCCTTCAGCTCGAGCCCCGCATATAAAATCGCTAAACGAAAAGTTGAGCGAGAAGATATCAGACTCGTTTTTGCCGAGAACCAGGTCTGGCCTCAACTCGATCTTAAAGGCACCTACGGAATAAATGGCTTGTCTCCTAGCATTGGGGGTAGCTACACGCGATCTTTCGGAGGTCAAGGCTCCGAATGGTCCGTCGGAGCGGTCTTCTCCATTCCCCTCGGCAATGACGAAGCCATTGGTCGCAAGCACGAAGCACAACACCGAAAGAGACAAAGTATACTAGAACTAAAAAATCTCGAACTACAAACCTCATTGGCCTTTCAACAACTTATTGCCATCATAGAATCTAACCGAGAACGCCTTGAGGCCATGCAACTCTTTCATGCCAATGCTCAACGTTCCTATGAAGAGGAAGAAATACGCCTTGAAAAAGGTCTCACCACTGAAAATACTCTTTTTAAGTTTAGACGTGATCTTCATAAAGCTAAAGTTCGGGAGCTAGCAGCAACTGTTGATCTCAACAAGGCCTATATCAGACTCTTTGAGACTGCTGGCACTTTACTGGAAAGATATAACATCTTTATTTCTTCTAGTTAA